A single Antechinus flavipes isolate AdamAnt ecotype Samford, QLD, Australia chromosome 5, AdamAnt_v2, whole genome shotgun sequence DNA region contains:
- the LOC127538237 gene encoding galectin-1-like isoform X2, which produces MAREMVAYKLSLRHGSRIKIVGDIPRDAKHYMINLGRDEFNIGLHFNPRFNYQNNIKKIICNSKSDGIWGKELKERNFPFVPGTTMEISIIFETHDFKMKLPDGFEFTFPNRLKLHTVDYLEIGHDILIRSVTFK; this is translated from the exons ATGGCTAGG GAAATGGTCGCCTATAAGCTGTCCCTCCGACATGGAAGCCGCATAAAAATAGTGGGAGATATTCCACGTGATGCCAAGCA CTATATGATTAACCTGGGCAGAGATGAATTTAACATTGGCCTGCACTTCAACCCACGCTTCAACTATCAAAATAATATCAAGAAGATCATCTGCAACTCCAAGAGTGATGGCATATGGGGCAAAGAATTAAAGGAACGTAACTTCCCTTTTGTACCAGGGACCACGATGGAG ATTTCCATAATCTTTGAAAcacatgattttaaaatgaagctGCCTGATGGTTTTGAGTTCACTTTCCCTAATCGTCTTAAGTTACATACCGTCGACTACTTGGAAATTGGTCATGATATCCTGATCAGATCGGTGACCTTCAAATGA
- the LOC127538237 gene encoding galectin-1-like isoform X3: MAREMVAYKLSLRHGSRIKIVGDIPRDAKHYMINLGRDEFNIGLHFNPRFNYQNNIKKIICNSKSDGIWGKELKERNFPFVPGTTMEISIIFETHDFKMKLPDGFEFTFPNRLKLHTVDYLEIGHDILIRSVTFK, encoded by the exons GAAATGGTCGCCTATAAGCTGTCCCTCCGACATGGAAGCCGCATAAAAATAGTGGGAGATATTCCACGTGATGCCAAGCA CTATATGATTAACCTGGGCAGAGATGAATTTAACATTGGCCTGCACTTCAACCCACGCTTCAACTATCAAAATAATATCAAGAAGATCATCTGCAACTCCAAGAGTGATGGCATATGGGGCAAAGAATTAAAGGAACGTAACTTCCCTTTTGTACCAGGGACCACGATGGAG ATTTCCATAATCTTTGAAAcacatgattttaaaatgaagctGCCTGATGGTTTTGAGTTCACTTTCCCTAATCGTCTTAAGTTACATACCGTCGACTACTTGGAAATTGGTCATGATATCCTGATCAGATCGGTGACCTTCAAATGA
- the LOC127538237 gene encoding galectin-1-like isoform X4 has translation MVAYKLSLRHGSRIKIVGDIPRDAKHYMINLGRDEFNIGLHFNPRFNYQNNIKKIICNSKSDGIWGKELKERNFPFVPGTTMEISIIFETHDFKMKLPDGFEFTFPNRLKLHTVDYLEIGHDILIRSVTFK, from the exons ATGGTCGCCTATAAGCTGTCCCTCCGACATGGAAGCCGCATAAAAATAGTGGGAGATATTCCACGTGATGCCAAGCA CTATATGATTAACCTGGGCAGAGATGAATTTAACATTGGCCTGCACTTCAACCCACGCTTCAACTATCAAAATAATATCAAGAAGATCATCTGCAACTCCAAGAGTGATGGCATATGGGGCAAAGAATTAAAGGAACGTAACTTCCCTTTTGTACCAGGGACCACGATGGAG ATTTCCATAATCTTTGAAAcacatgattttaaaatgaagctGCCTGATGGTTTTGAGTTCACTTTCCCTAATCGTCTTAAGTTACATACCGTCGACTACTTGGAAATTGGTCATGATATCCTGATCAGATCGGTGACCTTCAAATGA